In the Aliarcobacter cryaerophilus genome, one interval contains:
- a CDS encoding DEAD/DEAH box helicase, translating to MELFIFKKPYPYQQDIIDRTIEFKGNTLIQLPTGGGKTLISYSIAIELCNKYNNQILFIAPKINLMEQTLNTFKNSKPQKIHKNTPYDKNHPILISTIQTASRRDLNPDVIIIDEIHYGFDGKMIENLIKDKPNIRIIGLSATPYDRNGRLLQGFDLVINKYDMKYMIENEYLVPLESYVLVRQNLKNVKLTAGDYNLSQLSKVVSNNNTILEIIRTSKEFIEKSKKTIVFAVDINHCELLTEAFKNEGFNAKSLHSNNDRDEFETIENFKKGYIKVLVSVLKLTTGFDVPDTDLAIIARPTKSQILYKQMVGRVLRKAPNKKIAILLDCGNVIEELGDPLEPIKENFNNNIDMKNKTTCSSCNSENIKLRKKEDNYYWECLECHTIKELENKNLYKCAGCEKSHTYKSNFVHIDNKLFLNCDCKSLTLVSQYYGNEEFIEFSSSNNYNNKNINEDSVDLNNILQILIDKRNEAIKEFNKSFDSNLKEKIKERIKSNQNGYSNLCKEDKLKLDEQLKLFLSICTDINNSENLDLFFKNLKFNAKDFLNYFNQWNEKEIDKEIAQKLEYTLDMNNLKTLIKLNIITLNSIIELTYKLKLYKLIKEIIIEFNIKDFTYYINNDELLLDNSNFYIKFNEEYFNEILPLLETIDIAECFDIIDIISNLHEYEYEDIIIKINNIIHSIQIVNSFIKKFDNVKNLIFGKENKLSYLSYVDAKKYIRSKKIKKLENWVEYTSKKDFPIQLPKDPRAFYKQEWESWNKWLNSNMSVDNLTYDIFDENEWYIYNYLDSNDFLNCFKYQMKKFLNYKEAKLFVHSLNLTSIQEWEIYRTKPDFPANIPKSPQIFYTFIYQTLTITGDKQKKKTLSNWSNWNDWLGLKIKTKSIQQNIKNKSTKNNESNSIENFSKNSRNKLLKIVHDAQKKYPNDSLYFSQLNSTINDYFDKSKKIISSHNLNENDIRKRAKNFEKHIKDKLKLYK from the coding sequence TTGGAGCTATTCATTTTTAAGAAACCTTATCCATACCAACAAGACATTATAGATAGAACAATTGAGTTTAAAGGAAATACTTTAATTCAACTTCCTACTGGTGGAGGTAAAACTTTAATTTCATATAGCATAGCGATTGAGCTTTGCAATAAATACAATAACCAAATATTATTTATAGCACCAAAAATAAATCTTATGGAACAAACTTTAAATACATTCAAAAATTCAAAACCTCAAAAAATTCATAAAAATACTCCATATGATAAAAATCATCCTATTTTAATAAGTACAATACAAACTGCTTCAAGAAGAGATTTAAATCCTGATGTAATTATTATTGATGAAATTCATTATGGTTTTGATGGGAAAATGATTGAAAATCTTATAAAAGATAAACCAAATATAAGAATTATTGGTCTTTCTGCAACGCCTTATGATAGAAATGGTAGATTACTGCAAGGTTTTGATTTGGTTATAAACAAATACGATATGAAATATATGATTGAAAATGAATATTTAGTACCTTTGGAATCTTATGTTCTTGTTAGACAAAATCTAAAAAATGTAAAATTAACTGCTGGTGATTACAATTTAAGTCAATTATCTAAAGTAGTTTCTAACAATAATACTATACTTGAAATTATTAGAACATCAAAAGAGTTTATTGAAAAATCAAAAAAAACAATTGTATTTGCTGTTGATATAAATCACTGTGAATTATTAACAGAAGCATTTAAAAATGAAGGTTTTAATGCAAAATCACTTCATTCAAATAATGATAGAGATGAATTTGAAACTATAGAAAACTTCAAAAAAGGCTATATTAAAGTTTTAGTTTCAGTATTAAAGCTAACAACAGGATTTGATGTTCCAGATACTGATTTAGCAATTATAGCAAGACCAACAAAAAGCCAAATTTTATATAAGCAAATGGTTGGTAGAGTATTGAGAAAAGCTCCAAATAAAAAAATAGCAATTTTACTAGATTGTGGAAATGTTATTGAGGAATTAGGTGATCCATTAGAACCAATAAAAGAAAATTTTAACAACAATATTGATATGAAAAACAAAACTACTTGCTCGAGTTGTAATAGTGAAAATATAAAATTGAGAAAAAAAGAAGATAACTATTACTGGGAATGTTTAGAGTGTCATACTATTAAAGAATTAGAAAATAAAAATTTATATAAATGTGCAGGTTGTGAAAAATCTCATACCTATAAAAGTAATTTTGTACATATAGATAATAAATTATTTTTAAACTGTGATTGTAAATCTTTAACATTAGTTTCTCAATATTATGGAAATGAAGAGTTTATTGAATTTAGCTCATCTAATAACTACAATAATAAGAATATAAATGAAGATAGTGTTGATTTAAATAATATTTTACAAATATTAATTGATAAGAGAAATGAAGCTATTAAAGAATTTAATAAATCATTTGATTCTAACCTAAAGGAAAAAATAAAGGAAAGAATAAAATCAAATCAGAACGGTTATAGTAATTTATGTAAAGAAGATAAATTAAAATTAGATGAACAGTTAAAACTATTTTTATCCATTTGTACTGATATTAATAATAGTGAAAATTTAGACTTATTTTTTAAAAATTTAAAATTTAATGCTAAAGATTTTTTGAATTATTTTAATCAATGGAATGAAAAAGAAATAGATAAAGAAATTGCTCAAAAATTAGAATATACACTCGATATGAACAATTTAAAAACATTGATAAAGCTAAATATAATAACTTTAAATTCAATTATAGAACTAACATACAAACTTAAGTTATATAAATTAATAAAAGAAATTATTATAGAATTTAATATCAAAGATTTTACATATTATATAAATAATGATGAATTATTATTGGATAACTCTAATTTTTATATTAAATTTAATGAAGAGTATTTTAATGAAATACTGCCATTATTAGAAACTATTGATATAGCAGAGTGCTTTGATATTATAGATATTATTTCGAATTTACATGAATATGAATATGAAGATATAATTATAAAGATAAATAATATAATTCATTCCATTCAAATAGTAAATAGTTTTATAAAAAAATTTGATAATGTAAAAAATTTAATTTTTGGCAAAGAGAATAAATTATCTTATTTATCTTATGTTGATGCAAAAAAATATATAAGAAGTAAAAAAATTAAAAAACTTGAAAATTGGGTAGAGTACACTTCTAAAAAAGATTTTCCTATACAACTACCTAAAGACCCTAGAGCGTTTTATAAGCAAGAATGGGAAAGTTGGAATAAATGGTTAAATTCAAATATGTCAGTAGATAATTTAACTTATGATATTTTTGATGAAAATGAATGGTATATTTACAATTATTTAGATTCAAATGATTTTCTAAATTGTTTTAAATATCAAATGAAAAAATTTTTGAATTATAAAGAAGCAAAGTTATTTGTTCATAGCTTAAATTTAACTTCTATTCAAGAATGGGAAATATATAGAACAAAACCAGATTTTCCGGCTAATATTCCTAAATCACCTCAAATATTCTATACATTTATATATCAAACTTTGACAATCACTGGAGATAAACAAAAAAAGAAAACTTTGAGTAATTGGAGTAATTGGAACGATTGGTTAGGATTAAAGATAAAAACAAAATCTATTCAACAAAATATAAAAAATAAATCTACAAAAAATAATGAATCTAATTCCATTGAAAACTTTTCTAAAAATAGCAGAAATAAATTATTAAAAATTGTGCATGATGCACAAAAAAAATATCCTAATGATAGCTTATATTTCTCTCAACTGAATTCAACTATTAATGATTATTTTGATAAAAGTAAAAAAATAATATCTTCTCATAATTTAAATGAAAATGATATTAGAAAAAGAGCAAAAAATTTTGAAAAACATATCAAAGATAAATTAAAACTCTACAAATAA
- a CDS encoding EAL domain-containing protein: MVKKESKNNEILLPNRKAFLKDVENGFFNKLVIFDISGFGNINHYYGYDFGEKILKIISVRLQERFENSQMYYLGGDIFVATASENTSKERFIQTIKATTWHFGYSPIELDGHKVYIPLRAGVAINYPELLFCAEFALKQTRVLKHNLVIFDSEQHQVCHPNSLTIEQDLYWEAQIIQAIKKDRFEIFAQSISNQNDKKYEILVRMKDTKGEIVSPYFFIDRAKKINLYGEITKKVVQKSFEFFEGKNIEFSINLSISDILEKDICDFLIQKICEHDVGYFLTIEITESEGVENIEELVSFIKIVKNLGVKIAIDDFGTGYSNFSYLVKLQADFIKLDGSIIQDINKSLSAKAVVEAIVFFAKKVGIKTVAEFISSKEIFKTCKELEIDYFQGYLFDEPKNIKDIKL; encoded by the coding sequence TTGGTAAAAAAAGAGAGTAAAAATAATGAGATTTTACTACCCAATAGAAAAGCTTTTTTAAAAGATGTAGAAAATGGCTTTTTTAATAAACTTGTAATATTTGATATAAGTGGTTTTGGAAATATAAATCACTACTATGGATATGATTTTGGAGAAAAAATATTAAAAATAATCTCTGTAAGACTTCAGGAGAGATTTGAAAATAGTCAGATGTACTATTTAGGTGGAGATATTTTTGTTGCAACTGCAAGTGAAAATACTTCAAAAGAGAGATTTATTCAAACTATAAAAGCAACTACTTGGCATTTTGGATACTCACCAATTGAACTAGATGGACATAAAGTATATATTCCCTTAAGAGCTGGAGTTGCTATAAACTATCCAGAACTTCTATTTTGTGCAGAATTTGCGCTAAAACAAACAAGAGTCTTAAAACACAATCTCGTAATTTTTGATAGTGAACAACATCAAGTATGTCATCCAAACTCTTTAACAATTGAGCAAGATTTATATTGGGAAGCACAAATTATTCAAGCTATAAAAAAAGATAGATTTGAAATATTTGCACAATCAATTAGTAATCAAAATGATAAAAAATATGAAATATTAGTAAGAATGAAAGATACCAAAGGAGAGATAGTATCTCCTTATTTTTTTATAGATAGAGCAAAAAAAATCAACCTATATGGAGAAATAACAAAAAAAGTAGTTCAAAAATCATTTGAATTTTTTGAGGGTAAAAATATAGAGTTTAGTATAAATTTATCGATTAGTGATATTTTGGAAAAAGATATTTGCGATTTTTTGATTCAAAAAATATGTGAACATGATGTTGGTTACTTTTTAACTATAGAAATAACAGAGAGCGAAGGTGTTGAAAATATAGAAGAACTAGTATCTTTTATAAAAATAGTTAAAAATTTAGGTGTAAAAATTGCAATTGATGATTTTGGAACTGGTTACTCAAATTTTTCATATTTGGTTAAATTACAAGCCGATTTTATAAAATTAGATGGTTCTATTATTCAAGATATAAATAAATCTCTTTCTGCTAAAGCAGTTGTTGAAGCGATAGTATTTTTTGCGAAAAAAGTTGGTATAAAAACAGTTGCTGAGTTTATATCATCAAAAGAGATTTTTAAAACTTGTAAAGAGCTAGAGATTGATTATTTTCAGGGATATTTATTTGATGAGCCTAAAAATATTAAAGATATAAAATTATAA
- the moeB gene encoding molybdopterin-synthase adenylyltransferase MoeB encodes MSEISKQTRLSQEEINRYSRHLILPEVGLKGQLKLKNSKVLVVGTGALGSPVLLYLSAAGIGTIGIIDFDTVDESNLQRQIIHSTNEIGNPKVNSAKSRINSINPNIDVIAYNDKLTSKNALEIIKNFDVVVDGTDNFQTRYLINDACVFLNKPFVYGAIFRFEGQSTVFNADKNSPCYRCIFPEPPKAGLVPSCSEAGVLGVLPGIIGTIQASETIKTVLEIGETLKGRLLTLNALKMDFKDYKIKKDENCKVCGENATIKELIDYEEFCGLKDSLQKIEFKELSGENLKELIHNKEQILLIDVRISADFQARNIYNSKNIPFEDLLNRISEIDETKKVVLICTIGLKSKEAISKLKKAGYKGELYSLKGGITSWINDNQD; translated from the coding sequence ATGTCAGAGATTTCAAAACAAACTAGACTTTCGCAAGAAGAGATAAATAGATATAGTAGGCATTTAATACTTCCAGAAGTTGGATTAAAGGGACAGCTAAAATTAAAAAATTCAAAAGTTTTAGTTGTTGGAACAGGAGCTTTGGGTTCTCCTGTTCTTTTATATCTTAGTGCAGCTGGTATTGGAACTATTGGAATAATTGATTTTGATACAGTTGATGAATCAAATTTACAAAGACAGATTATTCACTCAACAAATGAAATAGGAAATCCAAAAGTAAACTCAGCTAAAAGTAGAATAAATTCAATAAATCCAAATATAGATGTAATAGCTTATAATGATAAATTAACAAGCAAAAATGCTTTAGAAATTATAAAAAACTTTGATGTCGTAGTAGATGGAACAGATAATTTCCAAACAAGATATTTGATAAATGATGCTTGTGTATTTCTAAATAAACCTTTTGTTTATGGAGCAATTTTTAGATTTGAAGGACAATCAACAGTTTTTAATGCAGATAAAAATAGTCCTTGCTATAGATGTATTTTTCCTGAACCTCCAAAAGCTGGGCTTGTTCCATCTTGCTCAGAAGCTGGAGTTTTAGGAGTTTTACCTGGAATTATTGGGACTATTCAAGCAAGTGAAACTATAAAAACAGTTTTAGAAATAGGGGAAACGTTAAAGGGAAGATTACTTACTTTAAATGCTTTAAAAATGGATTTTAAAGATTATAAAATAAAAAAAGATGAGAATTGTAAAGTTTGTGGAGAGAATGCAACTATAAAAGAACTTATAGATTATGAAGAGTTTTGTGGATTAAAAGATAGTTTACAAAAGATTGAGTTTAAAGAGTTAAGTGGCGAAAATTTAAAAGAGTTAATTCATAACAAAGAGCAAATTTTGTTAATTGATGTTAGAATTAGTGCCGATTTTCAAGCTAGAAATATTTATAATTCAAAAAATATACCATTTGAAGATTTGTTAAATAGAATATCTGAGATAGATGAAACAAAAAAAGTTGTATTGATTTGTACAATAGGACTTAAAAGTAAAGAGGCTATTTCAAAATTAAAAAAAGCTGGTTATAAAGGAGAACTTTATAGTTTAAAAGGTGGAATTACATCTTGGATAAATGATAATCAAGATTAG
- a CDS encoding MoaD/ThiS family protein, producing the protein MAKVYITRDLKTYTNGRFEIALQGESIKDIVGNLLKEHKDLESHIYTNDGKLKNYVNIYLNEKNINRLDNFDTKVYEDDKIILFQAS; encoded by the coding sequence ATGGCAAAAGTTTATATAACTAGAGATTTAAAAACATATACAAATGGTAGATTTGAAATTGCTTTACAAGGTGAAAGTATCAAAGATATTGTAGGAAATTTACTAAAAGAGCATAAAGATTTAGAAAGTCATATATATACAAATGATGGAAAGTTAAAAAATTATGTAAATATATATTTAAATGAAAAGAATATAAATAGATTAGATAATTTTGATACAAAAGTTTATGAAGATGACAAGATAATTTTATTTCAAGCATCATAG
- a CDS encoding sulfate ABC transporter substrate-binding protein, with amino-acid sequence MIKNIKNIALASLLISTLSFAKDYDYKAEADKKSIEILNVSYDPTREFYEDYNKNFAKYWQEKSGQKVTIKQSHGGSGKQARAVIDGLKADVVTLALAYDIDAISQKANLFPNDWQKKLEYNSSPYTSTIVFLVRKGNPKGIKDWNDLIKDGVEVITPNPKTSGGARWNYLAAYAYGLKQELGSLDKIDFNSQKYKVADEKAKEYVSKLLKNVPVLDSGARGATNTFVQRKIGDVLLAWENEAFLAINELGRDQFEIVVPSVSILAEPPVTVVNKNAEHKGTLNVSNEYLKYLYSKDGQELAAKHYYRPSIPSLVTKEKLEIFPKLELFKIDDVFGSWENAQKTHFNDGGTFDLIYK; translated from the coding sequence ATGATAAAAAATATAAAAAACATAGCGTTAGCATCATTGCTAATATCAACATTAAGCTTTGCAAAAGATTATGATTACAAAGCAGAAGCAGATAAAAAATCTATTGAGATTTTAAATGTATCGTATGACCCAACAAGAGAGTTTTACGAAGATTATAATAAGAATTTTGCAAAATATTGGCAAGAAAAAAGTGGACAAAAAGTGACGATAAAACAGTCACATGGAGGTTCAGGTAAACAAGCACGAGCAGTAATTGATGGATTAAAAGCTGATGTTGTAACTTTAGCATTGGCTTATGATATAGATGCGATTAGCCAAAAAGCAAATTTATTTCCAAATGATTGGCAAAAAAAATTAGAGTATAACTCTTCTCCTTATACTTCAACTATTGTATTTTTAGTTAGAAAAGGAAATCCAAAAGGAATTAAAGATTGGAATGATTTAATAAAAGATGGTGTTGAAGTTATTACTCCAAATCCAAAGACTTCAGGAGGTGCAAGATGGAACTATCTTGCTGCTTATGCTTATGGACTAAAACAAGAGTTAGGAAGTTTAGACAAAATTGATTTTAACTCACAAAAATATAAAGTTGCTGATGAAAAAGCAAAAGAGTATGTTTCAAAACTTTTAAAAAATGTTCCAGTTCTTGATTCAGGTGCAAGAGGAGCAACTAATACATTTGTCCAAAGAAAAATTGGGGATGTTTTACTAGCTTGGGAAAATGAAGCCTTTTTGGCAATAAATGAACTTGGACGTGATCAGTTTGAAATAGTTGTTCCTTCTGTTTCAATATTAGCTGAACCTCCTGTAACTGTTGTAAATAAGAATGCTGAGCATAAAGGAACATTAAATGTTTCAAATGAGTATTTAAAATATTTATATTCAAAAGATGGTCAAGAGTTAGCTGCAAAACATTACTATAGACCTAGTATTCCATCTTTAGTTACTAAAGAAAAATTAGAAATTTTCCCAAAACTAGAACTATTTAAAATAGATGATGTATTTGGAAGTTGGGAAAATGCACAAAAAACACATTTTAATGATGGCGGAACATTTGATTTAATCTATAAATAG
- a CDS encoding RrF2 family transcriptional regulator, with amino-acid sequence MKVSKKTDYALRALFAIAEADSLISIRELSEQIDVPRRFLENIMLEMNKAGWVKSIPGRYGGYVLAKNSDEITMGEVIRYFEGMIAMISCVSVSSYEPCSQEAKCYFRRVFLNIRNLTAQILDKTTIASCLGQTPVTKEDVLKEEFVGGLGI; translated from the coding sequence ATGAAAGTATCAAAAAAAACAGATTATGCATTAAGAGCATTATTCGCAATAGCAGAAGCTGATAGTTTAATCTCTATTCGAGAATTATCAGAGCAGATTGATGTTCCAAGAAGATTTTTAGAAAATATTATGCTTGAAATGAACAAAGCTGGATGGGTAAAGAGTATTCCAGGAAGATATGGCGGTTATGTTTTGGCAAAAAATTCAGATGAGATAACTATGGGTGAGGTTATACGATATTTTGAAGGTATGATTGCTATGATTTCTTGTGTTTCAGTCTCTAGCTATGAGCCATGTAGCCAAGAAGCGAAATGTTATTTTAGAAGAGTTTTTTTAAATATTAGAAATTTAACAGCACAAATTTTAGATAAAACTACTATTGCCTCTTGTTTAGGTCAAACTCCTGTTACAAAAGAAGATGTTTTAAAAGAAGAGTTTGTTGGTGGTTTGGGTATTTAA
- the typA gene encoding translational GTPase TypA produces the protein MRDIRNIAVIAHVDHGKTTLVDQLLKQSGTFSAHQNVDERVMDSNAIEKERGITILSKNTAIDYEGVRINIIDTPGHADFGGEVERVLKMVDSVLLLVDAQEGVMPQTKFVVKKALQLGHRPIVVVNKIDKPAAEPDRVVDEVFDLFAQMDATEEQLEFPVIYAAARDGVARYDANDGNMDFKPLYDTILKEVPKPLGADENGLQLQVFTLDYDNFIGKIGIARIFNGTISHGETVMLCKADGEKIKGRVSKLIGFKGMDRFDIKTAGSGDIVAVAGFETIDVGDSLCDPNNPMPLDPMHIEEPTLSVTFSVNDSPLAGTEGKFVTSNKIDERLKAEMNTNIAMSYEQIGEGKFKVNGRGELQITILAENMRREGFEFCIGRPEVIIREENGIKMEPFEHLVIDTPDEFSGAIIEKLGKRKAVMTNMVPMGEGSTRLEFEIPARGLIGIRTEFLTETRGEGVMNHSFLEFRPHSGTVESRKYGALVSMENGEALAYSIFNLQDRGVMFIKPQDKVYIGMVVGQHAKDNDLDVNPIKGKQQSNVRSSGADEAIKLIPPRTMSLENALEWIEEDEAVEVTPISIRVRKRELDPTVRKRTAKKEKNS, from the coding sequence ATGAGAGACATTAGAAATATTGCAGTTATTGCACACGTTGACCACGGTAAAACTACGCTAGTAGATCAACTATTAAAACAAAGTGGTACATTTTCAGCTCACCAAAATGTAGATGAAAGAGTTATGGATAGTAATGCTATCGAGAAAGAGAGAGGAATTACAATTCTTTCAAAAAATACAGCTATTGATTATGAAGGTGTAAGAATTAACATTATTGATACTCCAGGACACGCCGATTTTGGTGGAGAAGTTGAGAGGGTTTTAAAAATGGTTGATTCTGTTTTACTTCTTGTAGATGCACAAGAGGGTGTTATGCCACAAACAAAATTCGTTGTTAAAAAAGCACTTCAACTAGGTCATAGACCAATCGTTGTTGTAAACAAAATTGATAAACCAGCAGCTGAACCAGATAGAGTTGTTGATGAAGTTTTTGATTTATTTGCGCAAATGGATGCAACAGAAGAGCAGTTAGAGTTCCCAGTTATTTATGCAGCTGCAAGAGATGGTGTTGCAAGATATGATGCAAATGATGGGAATATGGATTTTAAACCACTATATGACACAATTTTAAAAGAAGTTCCAAAACCTTTAGGAGCGGATGAAAATGGTCTTCAACTTCAAGTATTTACACTAGATTATGATAACTTTATTGGAAAAATAGGAATAGCTAGAATTTTTAATGGAACAATAAGCCACGGTGAAACAGTAATGTTGTGTAAGGCTGATGGAGAAAAAATAAAAGGAAGAGTATCTAAGCTTATCGGGTTTAAAGGAATGGATAGATTTGATATCAAAACTGCTGGTTCTGGAGATATTGTTGCAGTTGCTGGGTTTGAAACTATTGATGTTGGGGATTCTTTATGTGATCCAAATAATCCAATGCCACTTGACCCTATGCATATTGAAGAACCAACTTTAAGTGTAACTTTTTCTGTAAATGACTCTCCACTTGCTGGAACTGAAGGTAAATTTGTAACTTCAAATAAAATTGATGAGAGATTAAAAGCTGAAATGAACACAAATATTGCTATGAGTTATGAGCAAATTGGTGAAGGTAAATTTAAGGTAAATGGAAGAGGTGAACTTCAAATTACTATTTTAGCTGAGAATATGAGAAGAGAAGGTTTTGAGTTCTGTATTGGAAGACCTGAAGTTATTATTAGAGAAGAAAATGGGATTAAAATGGAGCCATTTGAGCATTTAGTAATTGATACTCCAGATGAGTTCAGTGGTGCTATTATTGAAAAACTTGGAAAAAGAAAAGCTGTTATGACAAATATGGTTCCAATGGGAGAGGGTTCTACTAGATTGGAGTTTGAGATTCCAGCACGTGGGTTAATCGGTATTAGAACAGAATTTTTAACTGAAACTAGAGGAGAGGGTGTTATGAATCACTCTTTCTTAGAGTTTAGACCACATAGTGGAACAGTTGAAAGTAGAAAATATGGAGCACTTGTTTCTATGGAAAATGGAGAAGCGTTAGCTTACTCAATTTTTAACTTACAAGATAGAGGTGTTATGTTTATAAAACCTCAAGATAAAGTATATATTGGGATGGTTGTTGGACAACATGCTAAAGATAATGATTTAGATGTAAATCCTATTAAAGGAAAACAACAATCAAATGTAAGATCTTCAGGAGCTGATGAAGCTATTAAACTTATACCGCCAAGAACTATGTCTTTAGAAAATGCTTTAGAGTGGATTGAAGAAGATGAAGCTGTTGAAGTTACTCCTATTTCTATTCGTGTAAGAAAAAGAGAGCTTGACCCAACTGTTAGAAAACGAACAGCAAAAAAAGAGAAAAACTCATAA
- the yedE gene encoding selenium metabolism membrane protein YedE/FdhT — protein sequence MEFLLNFRKTLSRFWSPIPAVIALGVLSAYYFGITGTYWAVTGEFTRWGGHFLQLFGVDVSTWGYYKLMSIQGNIFTRVDGVMIIGMFAGCIAAAFWGNNVKFRLPLNNIRIYQALIGGIIAGFGARLGMGCNLASFFTGIPQFSFHAWVFTAFMMVGVYFGVKVALSPFFQSKIKMQKVSCAKPLEHNEEKVKKFFTLGTFAFIAIMLWALYLIFVANSVKLGMAMLFGAAFGLIIAKAQICFTSAFRDIFTTGRSELAIAIIIGMAVATLGVFTYLNMGAAPKIFWTGPNVVIGGLLFGFGIVIAGGCECGWMYRAVEGQVHFWIVGVGNIIGATLLAFVWDDISEPLATSWPKINLLESFGQYGGLVANYGLLFLFFIVILILEKKYLKKSRNR from the coding sequence ATGGAGTTTTTACTAAATTTTAGAAAAACCCTTTCAAGATTTTGGTCACCAATTCCAGCAGTTATTGCACTTGGAGTTTTGAGTGCTTACTATTTTGGAATAACAGGAACTTACTGGGCTGTTACAGGTGAATTTACTAGATGGGGTGGTCACTTTTTACAACTATTTGGAGTTGATGTTTCAACTTGGGGATATTATAAACTTATGAGTATTCAGGGTAATATCTTTACAAGAGTTGATGGTGTTATGATTATTGGTATGTTTGCTGGATGTATAGCAGCTGCTTTTTGGGGAAATAATGTAAAGTTTAGATTACCTCTAAACAATATTAGAATTTATCAAGCCCTAATTGGTGGAATTATTGCGGGATTTGGAGCAAGACTTGGAATGGGTTGTAATTTAGCTAGTTTTTTTACAGGAATTCCTCAATTTAGTTTTCACGCTTGGGTATTTACAGCATTTATGATGGTTGGAGTTTACTTTGGAGTAAAAGTTGCTCTTAGTCCTTTTTTTCAATCAAAAATAAAGATGCAAAAAGTATCTTGTGCAAAACCACTTGAACACAATGAAGAAAAAGTTAAAAAATTCTTTACTCTTGGAACATTTGCATTTATTGCAATTATGCTTTGGGCTTTATATTTAATTTTTGTTGCAAATAGTGTTAAACTTGGAATGGCAATGCTTTTTGGTGCTGCTTTTGGACTTATTATTGCAAAAGCACAAATCTGTTTTACATCTGCATTTAGAGATATTTTTACAACAGGAAGAAGTGAGTTAGCTATTGCAATTATTATTGGTATGGCTGTTGCAACTTTGGGTGTATTTACATATTTAAATATGGGTGCTGCTCCAAAGATTTTTTGGACAGGACCAAATGTTGTTATTGGTGGATTACTTTTTGGATTTGGAATTGTAATTGCAGGTGGTTGTGAGTGTGGTTGGATGTATAGAGCTGTTGAAGGACAAGTTCATTTTTGGATTGTTGGAGTTGGAAATATTATTGGTGCAACTTTACTTGCATTTGTTTGGGATGATATATCTGAACCTTTAGCAACTTCTTGGCCAAAAATAAATCTGCTTGAAAGTTTTGGACAATATGGTGGACTTGTAGCGAACTATGGATTACTATTCCTATTTTTTATAGTAATTTTAATTTTAGAGAAAAAATATTTAAAAAAATCAAGAAATAGATAA
- the yedF gene encoding sulfurtransferase-like selenium metabolism protein YedF yields the protein MENKEIIPDYRIDMQGEPCPYPAINTLEAMKELNDGEILEIISDCPQSINNIPVDAKNHGYKVLLIDSDGPTIRYIIQK from the coding sequence ATGGAAAACAAAGAGATAATTCCAGATTATAGAATAGATATGCAAGGTGAACCTTGTCCATATCCAGCAATCAATACTCTTGAAGCAATGAAAGAGTTAAATGATGGTGAGATTTTAGAGATAATTAGTGATTGTCCACAAAGTATAAACAATATTCCAGTTGATGCAAAAAATCATGGATATAAAGTTTTATTAATAGATAGCGATGGACCAACTATTAGATATATAATTCAAAAATAA